Part of the Carcharodon carcharias isolate sCarCar2 chromosome 20, sCarCar2.pri, whole genome shotgun sequence genome is shown below.
ATGGCCTTATTAACCAGCATCACTGCTTTTAGTGATCTGTGTAAATGGAGCTCCAGAttcctctgctcctgtactccaTTTAGACACTTATTTTCCAAGGAACATGTACCCCCTTTaaacttcctaccaaaatgtaccacctcacacttgtttttatttaaattaattttcCAATTACACACTCGTTTATTTTGCAggtttattaatgtcttcctgtATTTTGCCAAGTTTCTCCTTTGCATTACCTATACCCCTTTAGTGTCatttgcagattttgaaattgtacatCTGCATTGTGTCTGGACTGCACATTGTGGGAGTTTACGGGTGGCACAACTGTCTTGAGCTAACACATCTGCAAGAGCTGTGTTCAtctcaaatctctccaactcagagTCAGACTCTGACACAAGGGAGCGGAGGAATTTCTGGTCAGCTTTAATCTGACTAAAGTCACACCTCAGGGAAAACACAGGTTCAGGAAAGGTATGACTGTCAGGAAACCGGGTAACAGTTTTAGGAAAGTTTGAGAAGAAGGTTCTGCAGGCACTAGTTCTGTCCAACAGGTGCAATGTGCTTGCTACCTGTGAGAGCAGGGAGAAAGTTTGCAGGGAGGTAGGCCCCAATGCAGATCAAGGCACCATTGCTTAGAAGGCTGTCCCAATGGGGAGAGCAGTATAGAAATGTGGTAGAAAGAGGGGACTGTGTATAATTAGGGAAATGGATAGCCTTGTCTGCAGCCAAGAACAAGAATTCCAAAGGGTATGTTGTCtaccggtgccagggtgagggtggCTAGAGAAGAACTAGAAAAGGGTGGGAGTAACTCAATTTGTCATCATCCCTGTTGGAACAAACAGTGTAGATAGGAATGGGGAGGTGGTCCTGCTGAAAGAGATCAGGAATTAGTTCtaaatttaaaaatcaagatCTCAAGGGTAATCTCTGGATCATTGCCTGAGCTACATGCAAATTAGCGTAAGAGCAGACAGATCAGGACAATTAACACTTGGCTAAAGGGCTAGAGTGGGAAAATGGGGTTCCTTTTCATGGCACACTGGCATCAGTTCTGGGACAGGGAAAAGCTGTGCCAATCGGATGGGGTTCACCTGAACAAGGTTATGCAACCCATGCCCTGGTGGAAAGGAAGTGGTGAAGGCTTTAAGCTAGTAAGGGGGTGAGAAGGGATCTACAAGAAACAGCCTAAATGTAAACACAACAGGCAGTTGAGCACAGGAAAGAATAGCATAAGGGAGGACCTTGATGGCAAGAGAATAAATATATTTATAGAATGGAAGTCTAAAAATGGTTAAACATAAACTGAGGGGAAATCTATTAAAGTTGAGTTAAAATGCCTGTGCAGCAATGCATACGTAGCTTGTATTAAAACAGGAGAACTGGAAGCAATCATGCCAGACATAGTATTACTGAGACCTGGCTACAGGAAAACCAGGACTGGGAATTAAACATTACAGGGTATAACATATTTAGGAAAGATAGAGAAGgaaaacaggaaagtggaatcaCTACTTATTTAGGATAACAATGGCAATAGAAGCGAATTGGAGGAAGAAATATGCAGACAAATTAGGGaattgagtaaaaaaaaaaggggaatTTCAACTACCCTGATATTAATTGGACGGAAGAAGCAGGTAAAGGGAAAAAGGGAATGGAGTCCCTGCAATGCGTACAGGTCTCCTTTCTGACCCAATATCGAAAAAGCCAACAAGGGATGATTTACTATTGGGTCTGGGAATGGGAAATAAACCAAAGCAAATAAGAGAGGCAAAGATAGGGGAACATCCAGGCAATAGTGACTGTAATATAACATTCTTTAAGATAATGGTAGTGAAAGACATTAGCATGACGAAAACCAAGTTAATAAATTGGAGAAAAGCTGAAGTTGAAGGGCTGAGAATAGAACTTAGGCAAATAAAAGGGGCAACTATATTGGCAAACAGTGATATTGAACAACTATTGGGAGCATTTAAAATATTTCAACAGAGTGCAAGGACAAAATATTCCTCTAAAAGGAAACAGCAAACTAAACACTAGTGGGATTCCATGGACAAATAAAGACAGAAGGGAACAATTGAGGGTTAGGAAAAAGGCTTGCATTAATTACATAGATCACAGAAGAGTGCAAAATCAGAGAATATGAAGAGGTTAGGAGGGGCCgtcaattaggaagacaaatagaaACCATAgaattaaattatcaaagaacGTAACAGAAAagagtaaaatattttacaggcactTCAATAAAAAAGGAAAACTGTGATGGGAATAGGACCACTAAGGGATAGACAGGATAATATCACAGGTAACAATAAAGAAATTactgaaatattaaataattgttTTGCAGTCGGGGagcaagtggcagaatggattgctggCTGGCTTTAAGACAGCAAGCAGAAGAGTGGGAATAAAGGGTAGATcttcagagtggcagaagatgggaagtggtgttccacaagaatCCATGTTGGtatcactgctgttcacaatttacagtAACTATTTGGACTTTGAAATCAAAAATATAACTTGTGGATGACATcaaattggggggaggggtgaataGTCAATTTTGAGGAGGACTGCGATATGTAACAAGAGAACATAAACTTGTTGAATGGGCAAGCGATTGGCAATTGAAGCTCAgctcagataaatgtgaggtagcacattttggtaggaagaaaggaATCAGAATACAAATGCACCAATCACTACAAATTTCGTTGCAGGTTAGCAGGCCATTTTTACAAAAAGGCAAACCAAACATTAGGCTTTATTTTTAGAAGAATAGAATTAAAAgtggggaagttatgctaaacctatatTGAACATTGGTTTGACCATACTTAagactactgtgtgcagttctggttcaCATGTTACAAAGAAGATATAGAGGTACTGGAGAggtttcagagaagatttacaagaatgataccagaaatgcgtGGGTATAcagatcaggaaaggattgacaggctgggtcttttTTCTCCGAAAAGAAAGGCTGAGGgcgacctaatagaggtctttaacattatgaaaggttttgatagaatgaACACAAAAATTATGTTTGTTATCATGGGGAAGAGCATACTAGAATCcaccaatataagatagtcaccaggaAATACAATATGCAATTCAAAAGAAACTTCGTCCAAATGCCGCTAAGAATGCCTGGCCTGCTGCAACTGGGAGTAGTTGAAATGGATCGTACAGATGCATTTCAGGGGAAATTAGACATATGAGGGATAAGTGAATAGATGGTAATGATGGTACGTTTAGATGGCAGAAGATAAAGGGAGGactgagtggagcataaacaccagcatggactagataggccaaatggcctgtttctgtgctgtatatcctaagAAATCCTATGTAATTCCTGAGCCCAAATAGCTTTATGTAAATGGTGAGCAACAATGGTCCCGAGATGCTTAGCAAAAAATGCCAAAGAATGCTAATCATTGATCTTGTGTTTGATTCAGTAGTTGGGATGTTAAAGAAGAGTTGTCGTCTTTTCTACTGGTTAAAGTTCTTCTGGGAAAACAAACTGGATGATTGGGACATTATGACTAATATAGTTAAAAGGAAGGAAATTTGAGTGGCGACCCATTTAGGTTAACTGTTAATTAATTCTGTCTGCCTAACCTGATTGAGttatttgatgaagtaacagagaggattgGTGAAGGTAATGTAGTAGATATTGTATGTATGCACtttgaaaaagcatttgataGGGTACTGCATAACagatttattcaaaaagagaagcACATGATATTAAAGATACAATGGCAATGTGTgtgaaattggctgagggataggaggCAGAGCTTAGTAAATGTGGTGCCTCTTCCAGTTTAAATAGCACACAGACTCTTAAGGCTCAGCACCATCATTTTTCTAAAAAATATTTGTGATGTTTTAAAATCCTGGGTCAACTTGCTGCAAAATCTAGATTCTGTTGCCACAGAAATTGGTTGGGCTTATCTCAGAATTTTGCCTCAACATGCCAGAGTCAAATGCTAGGTATAGTTAATTGTTACAATTTCTGACCATGCAAGGAACATGCGTCGTTACATTTACTAAATGTATTGATGGAGCAGTAGCCAATTTACAGGTCCTCCACTTGATAGCATTTTAATTCTGGAGGCAACTACAAGTACAGTTCAGGTCTGATGCCAAGAAGTGACCCTTGACCAACATGTTTTGCTTCAATTTCAGACCCACTATGACTCATTAGGGAAAAAGAGAATATGGCCATGGGTCAACAACATCCTTCCATGAttagaatccaagaaattcagaagGAAATCCATGAATCTAGGCGACTTGTAGTTTCGTTCAGCGGTACACAGTCTGACAGAGAATACAAGCGTCTGGAGAGCACTTTGACCAAGTTGCTGTTTGACTTAGATGCAGTAGATACTGACGGCAAGTCTGATATCCAGCATGGCCGCAAAAGTGCAGTGAAGGATGTGGAGGGACTTCTCAAAGAGCTAGAGCAAATTGCAACTCACCCATCTCGACTGAAGGTGGAAAAGGTCTTCAGTGACGCACAACAGTTGGTTACCAATGAGTTAGCTTCAGCTGGGGGTTTGATAACTGAGGAATTTGCTGATCGCATCCAAGAAATCATATTTCAACTGACGCAGGTAAAAACAGGAGGAAAACTTAGTTTGAGGAAAGCGAGGTATCGAGCTTTGACCAGGATTTGTGCAGTGCAGGACATCATTGAAAACTGTATTGGTCGGCAAGCGTTATCTTTGCCTCTGTCCACAGATACGCATCCTTCTGTTCCCAAGATCGACTCTGTTTTGTGTGAGGTTAGCAAAGCAAGATGGGATGTGATTGGCCTGCTCATGAACCTAAATGCTTTGGAGAACTGTGCACATCTGTCCCGTGTCCTCACAGGGTTGTTGATGCAATTGGATGCTGCAGATGTGACTGGACACTCAGAAGTGAGAAACTACCGGAAACGTGTAGTGCATGAAATCAATTGTTTACTAGAGCACTTGGAGATAGAATCGGAAGGCGAGGCTGCAGGGAGTTATGATTTAGCACAAAATCAATCCATCAAACAGATAGAAGAAATACGCCAGAAGACGACACAATTGAAACAACAGCTGCTGCAATTAGAAAATGTTTCTGATCTCCATTTCAAATCAAAGGCAGAGCTGCAAAGTCTTCTCACCGAATTAGATAAAATAGACATTGGTAAAAATCCATGTATTCGTGAAGCTAGGAGAAGATCCGTAGTTGATGTGCAGGCTGTGATAGCTTATGTTGACCTGAAGGAGACACTTGGAAAAAGAgagaacatggaagaacagcTTAAAGATGAGCATCCTTCACAGAAAGCTGTATGGCAGGTCCTGAGCCATTTGTCAGAATTTCAGAAGCAGGTACTGTCATTTGATGGAGACAGAACAGACAAGAATTACGTGAGACTGGAAGAAATGCTCACAAAGCAACTCCTTGCACTTGATGCAGTGGAAACCCAAGGGAATGATGGTGCGAAGGTTGCCAGAAAACAAGCAGTGAAATTTGCCCAGAATATTCTGAATTATTTAGacatgaaaacagatgaatggGAATACTGAACAGTAGTTCAGTGCATGAAGTGTATAGTTTTTGTGCTTTTGTGACTCATGCTTTGCACTATTTGTAATAATTTAGAAGAATTGTTCAGGCTACTAGTATATTTAACAATTTCAGGAAGGCTAAAGTCCATATCATAAGGTTATGTAACTGATTTAACTAGATTTTTCAAATTTTCAAAGAAAATTAAACAGTAAGTGTTCTTTAAATATGGATAGTAATGAATGCTTGACAGTATATTTGATATTTCATTACAGCGTCATTTAAGATTTCAGACACAATGTATGCTTTGGGAACACCATAAAAGGAAGGCAGTGAAATATAATGGCTAAAAGTATTGATGAATTTAGACCCTTGGCTGTTTCTATATTATGCTGGAGTAAGGGGTTCGATCATTTACTGGGTCGTCTGCCTTCTGCCTCTCTGCTTCCTTTCGCTTAGACTCCGCCTCTATTTCCTGCGACTTCGACCCTGGGGAACCCCCTCTTCCTGGTTTACCCTTTTTCGGAAACCGATATTCCATGATCCAGTCTTCCCACAATTAAAACATGCTTTGGCCTTGTTAGCCCCTTCCTGCTTCCATTCATTTCTGCCCCCTGGGCCTCACTTCATTGCATGTGCTTTACCCTTCTGCTTGAGCTcttctaccaccaccacccccccccaagtcAGCTTGAAATGCTAGGATCAGTTTCCTCAGTACCCCTGCCTCTGTATTCGTCAGGTCCTCAGGGTCAAACCATGACTCTGCCATCGTTTTAATCCATGGCAGGCAGTGGGATGCAAGGGTCCTCAGCCAATGGTTTCTATCAACCCCCACTGGTTGTAACCAATCCTAGTTGCCTCCTGTAGCCTTCAGATACACAGTCCATGACCTGTCTGCAAACCCATCCAATGCCACTCCCACTGGCTGCTGGGCCTGTTTGACCTGCAAGAACGTGCTGCCCTGACCATGTCCCAGTGCAATCAAAATCTCATCCTTCAACCCATTCACATTTCCACCCCCTACCTTAGTAGCTGCTGATAAACTCTGATATAACTCATCGTCCAGGGAGAACAAGATCAGCTTTTTAATCTAGTGCTCATCACAGCTGTTAATTCCCCCTTTCTGTTCTATATTTGCAAAGTGGGCAGAGGCTTCCCCTCCAGTTTTTAACTTTGGCATGTTGGCTAGCATCTCCTGCAACTGGAGGGTTGTATATGGGACTAAATAGTCACTTTGCAATGGTGGTGGACCATCGCCTACTGGAGGTGGGCCAAACTTCTGCTATCGTAGAGGGAACATTGATCTTTGTGGACCAGGTGCTTCGGGAGCTGGCTGACTCCTGCTATTCTGAATCCCTTCATCAGACTCTTTCCCCACTTCATCCGTGCCTATACCACATTCTCCTTGTGCCATGAGGTTGGCCAAACCTCTGGCCCCTGATAATGCTAGGGTCAGCTTCCAGATCTTTTCCCTACAGGGCCCGCGGTCAGCCTCTCCATGTGTCTGACTGTGCTACCTTTTAAGCTGTCTTACTATCTTTCAGCTGCCCCTCAGCCTTACCAGCTCTCTCCAGTTGCCTGGCACTTTGTTCTCGTTGAGCCTGGCATTCCCTTTTACTTTCCATAATCTGGCATTGCAAATATTCCACTGTGCTCCTTGAAGCCTCCTCGTgcactctcctctcctgcctttTGCTTCTTAATTCTGCCGCTAGCTGACCCACCACGGCCTCCCTATCGTTTGCCCTGTTCACCcactcctccttttcctcctGCACTTGCTTAAGTTTCACTGCTAGAATTTGGTTTTGTCTCTGCATACAGAGCAGCCAAACTGCATTTTCTTTTGATTTCTTGTGTGAACTACTACCGCCCACTCGGCTACCTTCTCCCCTGAGCAGGCAGCATTCCTCAACTCCTGCATCCACGATGCAGAAAAGTTCAATTTACCTCCTACACACTCGGATGTCCTCTACTCCATTGAAGATTTCTTGCTCTTAGCCCCGTCCATAATTTGTTCTTAACCTTAAAGTCCTGCCACGGTCACCAGATATGTAAGGGATTCAATCAGTGCTCGTTTACCCTTACTGTTGGTTCTTGATTTAGGATCTTATAAAGGACAAACTCACAGGGACACAGGTTTAGACTCAACTACAAACTTACTTATTGACAGAACACTTCCACTGCCCCTAAAACAAGAGCTCTAAACTAAGTGTAGTGATGCTACACAAAGCTCTAAACCACAAATTAATTCATAAAACTCCACTGAAAAGTAGAACTACAGGCAACCCCACGTTTCTGCCTGAAAACTTGGTCAGTCTAACTCAAATCCCCTTTCAGGATTTAGTTACTACCCTTAAAACTATCCTTAATTCTCAGCCCCAAGATCTGTGGATCTGGCTGAAACTTACAACTCCCCGCACGGTTGGTTGTTTCGATGTCAGCTGTAGGTCCGTGAGTCAGGTTGACCGTTCCTGATCCTTCTTGGTGACTGCAGTGCCAGACCCCTTTTTATTACAAATCTTGTTTACAGTTTCAAGTACTTTTCCTGGAGCACATTCTGCTTGGATGGTTGGTGCTTAGCATCCCTTAATCTCTTTAGTCTGGTTCCTGCCTTGGTTCAGACAACCCATTCATCACAATGTTGTTTCCACGATCGAAACGATGGACCCCATCCCAGTGTGATGTCTCTGGATCTCAAGTTAGTGTGCATGTGATAAGATCCATTTCTCCTTCGCTGTTGTCAATGTTTATTTGTGTGATGTCTTTTGTCTAGGGCCACTTGCTGtgacattctcccagtttctttaATTGGATTGTTTGATGGCACCTGCTTTGTCTCTTTGAGATAATAATGTCCCAGTATCTTTACAGAGTATCGATTTGGATGCGGTGTTGACATATTTGAAGATTAACCCCTTGCAGTACAGCCTGCCTCTGTGTTGAGATTTAGCCTGTTTTGTTTTGCAATGTTTATGTCCATGAAGCATGGCCTTTGGGGTTTTTACATTTAATAAAgtccagttggaggggattccgATCCAACACTGGTTTTCAACCCTTTTATATTTTCTTAGGGTTCATTCATGTCCAGGACATTACCTGAGACAACTGGGTTTATAGCTGCAAATATTTCATAGGTAATAGATGGAGTGTTGGAACTGAACAATATATGATTGATATTATTTTCTTTTTTGTAGAATGTgcattttatttctatttgattTGAATTGAAATTAGCCTCCTGTGTTCCCTCTAAACTGTGCGGGTGTGTAGCTGTGGTAGCCATCCAGAATGTACTGTGCATGCAACAAACATGCTGCGCACAAGCAACATTCCCTTTAAGTTGCACGTTTGCATGGCTGCGCAGTAACAGCAATGCAACAAATAAGTTGCACATAGTAGAGAAATTCCAGGGAACATTCCTTAGCTAACAGTTGAATTTAAGTATCTTAGTTCACATGTAGAATGCCAGCATGTTTCCCATTGGTTTTGTTGCTTTCTCCTAAGACTACAGCTATATTGAATAAATAACATTCAAAAATGATAATTTTAAAGATAAAGACTTGACTCTCAGACTTCGCTCTGATTTTGGGTGCATTAGGTGCCTGCTTTTGCATAATATTTTGTCAAACATTTGCACACTGCACTTGCGAAATTTCCATGATTTTTGAGAGTCTGACAATAGGTGTATGCAAGCACATATGGCTACAGCGATTCCGTATGGGCAACTTTCCTTAATCAAAGTGCAGTATGAGTGATACCAACTAACACTCAATAAAAGTAAAGGAGAGTTTAACATATTTGAATCATAATGTGTCAATTTTTATAAAATTATATAGAGATTGATGAGCTATTTTAAACAAGGATAGGGTTGGGGAAAGAGTGACACAATTATCTCGCACTGCTTCAAACATTTAGCAAGGGAACTTCAAAAAATGTCGGTTTATTCTGACTATAACTTAATGGCAACTCCAACATTTTACAGCACAGCAGTAATGAAAATGTGTTTACATCATGCAATAATAAATAATTATTATACATCTTTCGGGACATTGGTGGATAAGGTCAAGGTTGAGTAGATCAGTCATACAGTATAATTAATCAAATCAAAGAAGCACATTAAATATGgacattaaaataattaaatacaaAATAATGTAACACTCTACATCATGGCTGTCCCTACCCCACAAAAGTACTGGCTGGTTCAATTTGTTGTATCAAATAATTTAAGTATCAATGTGTCCCCAGTTGAATTTCTACCGAAATTGATGATACACTTAATTTAAGTAGCTTTTAACTATTTGTATGGATACCACTGAATATTGACTTAATCAAAAGTTGTTTTGAATATGGATCATCAACTTTGAGAATTATGGTTAAAAACATCGCTAATATTTGCAATGGATGAGGGCATTGCAGCAATTTGAacaaaataatttgcatttataatcAGCATTTAGACTGAGTTAATATTGTCTTTTCTTCTATGTCAGAAACAAAAAAGCCAAGTAGTTTTTAAAAGTAAGGATTTGTATTAAGACTCttaaatttttgtttttgattttagTGAGAGTTGATATTCCCTCATAAAACATACATTAAATATACTGTATCTCTGATGTGTGTAATTAAACTGAATATACCTGCAGCTCAAATCAAAGGATTCAATTGCAATAGCTTGGCATTCATGCCACCGCCCACCACCTCCACTTGCATATAttgtaaaaaataaaaacagttcCTCTTTTTTTTCTAGAGAGGAACACATCAGAAATGATAAATTGCTTAAGGTTTGCTCTTGCAGTTTGTCTATATCTCGATCCCTAGGTATATTGTTATTCTACATCACTATGAATAATAGTTTTTGACACTCATTACACAGATTGTTTATTCACCATATGAGTAGATAAAGTAGCAAAACAGCTGTGATAAGGAGCCTCTCACACTGGGAAACATAGTAAAGCTGCAGGTGGGCAGAAACATGTAACAACCATATTCTAAGCTTTCATATCAATTCTCTAACATAGAATTTAAAAGATCTTGATGAGCTTGTAATGTTTACCATTATTCCTGATACTAATTAGCTAAACTATGAGCTTCCCAAAATTATTACACTTAAGGATTCTCTAATAAGATAACTTATTAATCAAAGAAAATATCTACAATGTGCAATTGCTGAAAACATATCTTTGAATACCCCAGTTTTGTAATGAATCAATATATTTCAATACCCAAATATTGTCTTCATTTAGAATAACATTTGAGAGATTAGATTTTTAGCACTATTATTGTGACAAATTAATTTACAGCAGCTGATCCTAATAGCTGCAACATGGGTTTGTTTCTAACATGAGGGTTAAATTCAACATCCAGATTGTGCATACCATCAGTGGATTCTATTCATGTGTTTTTCAAATTTTCTAACTATTACTATTGAGTTATTTGGCTAAGTTACATTTTTTCTTTCAGTAATTTGTCCTGTTGAGTGGTTAACTTTATGATTTTGCAATTAAGGGAGGGGaatggttggggggggttggagggcaGGGGGGAAAAGGGGATGCCCTTGTCATAGATTCCTTCCAGTATCTTTTATAACTGGGTGCATAGAAGACCACTAGCACAACTGGCTGAGATGGCCAAACCTGCCTTGCTTCCTAGGAAATATTAATTGTGTGACAATTTTTATGAATGTATCAACTTTATTATAATTTTTTCCTCACATTAGTTGCATGGATAAAATTGAAATGGGCAGTTCAAATACAATCTCTAGAAAATTACATTAATCTTGCAAAATTAGTTTGAGATTACACCAATTTTCTTACCAAATTATTCTTTTTTGGAAAGAACAATTCTGTTCTAATTTATATTTGTTTTGAATTGGCAAACCAAACTTAACGCTGTTAACATTTGCTCAATTGATGTTGAAATACACTTTTAAAAAGTTAGCAATTatgaatagatttttaaaaaatacatgttTAAATTTCAGCAGATATAGTTTCCTATTGAACATTTTTCCATGGCTCAAGTTGGATTTTGGttaatgttatgacacagcagttgataaagctgagttatttaaaagggaaactttaaacaactgtcataacctatacttTTAAgtagtatgtttgagatgcagctcta
Proteins encoded:
- the bag5 gene encoding BAG family molecular chaperone regulator 5, coding for MAMGQQHPSMIRIQEIQKEIHESRRLVVSFSGTQSDREYKRLESTLTKLLFDLDAVDTDGKSDIQHGRKSAVKDVEGLLKELEQIATHPSRLKVEKVFSDAQQLVTNELASAGGLITEEFADRIQEIIFQLTQVKTGGKLSLRKARYRALTRICAVQDIIENCIGRQALSLPLSTDTHPSVPKIDSVLCEVSKARWDVIGLLMNLNALENCAHLSRVLTGLLMQLDAADVTGHSEVRNYRKRVVHEINCLLEHLEIESEGEAAGSYDLAQNQSIKQIEEIRQKTTQLKQQLLQLENVSDLHFKSKAELQSLLTELDKIDIGKNPCIREARRRSVVDVQAVIAYVDLKETLGKRENMEEQLKDEHPSQKAVWQVLSHLSEFQKQVLSFDGDRTDKNYVRLEEMLTKQLLALDAVETQGNDGAKVARKQAVKFAQNILNYLDMKTDEWEY